In one Arthrobacter jinronghuae genomic region, the following are encoded:
- a CDS encoding zinc-dependent alcohol dehydrogenase — protein MRAMVYRGPYKVRVEEKDMPPIEHPNDAIVRVTRAAICGSDLHLYHGLMPDTRIGHTFGHEFIGVVEEVGSSVQNLNVGDRVMVPANIYCGSCFFCARGMYSNCHNVNPNATAVGSLYGYSHTTGGYDGGQAEFVRVPFADVGPSIIPDWMDEEDALMCTDALATGYFGAQLGDIVEGDTVIVFGAGPVGLYAAKSAWLMGAGRVIVIDHLDYRLEKARTFAHAETYNFTEYDDIVVQMKKITDHLGADVAIDAVGAEADGNFLQHVTATKLKLQGGSPVALNWAIDSVRKAGTISVMGAYGPVFSAVKFGDAMNKGLTLNMNQTPMKRQWPRLFEHIKAGYLKPSEIITHRIPLEHIAEGYHMFSAKLDNCIKPVIIPGS, from the coding sequence GTGCGAGCGATGGTGTACCGAGGGCCCTACAAGGTGAGGGTGGAAGAGAAGGACATGCCGCCGATCGAGCATCCCAACGATGCCATCGTGCGCGTCACCCGGGCGGCCATCTGCGGGTCCGACCTGCACCTCTACCACGGACTAATGCCCGACACCCGGATCGGGCATACCTTCGGCCATGAGTTCATCGGAGTGGTCGAGGAAGTCGGATCGTCCGTGCAGAACCTCAATGTGGGCGACCGCGTTATGGTCCCGGCCAACATTTACTGCGGGTCCTGTTTCTTCTGCGCGCGGGGGATGTATTCGAACTGCCACAACGTCAATCCCAATGCCACCGCCGTGGGCAGCCTCTACGGCTATTCGCACACCACCGGCGGCTACGACGGCGGCCAGGCGGAGTTCGTCCGGGTCCCGTTTGCCGACGTCGGACCCTCCATCATCCCCGACTGGATGGATGAAGAAGACGCCCTGATGTGCACCGATGCCCTGGCCACGGGCTACTTCGGCGCCCAGCTGGGGGACATTGTGGAGGGCGACACCGTGATTGTCTTCGGCGCCGGCCCGGTGGGGCTGTATGCCGCCAAGTCAGCCTGGCTGATGGGTGCCGGCCGGGTCATCGTCATTGACCACTTGGACTACCGGCTGGAAAAGGCGCGGACTTTCGCCCACGCCGAGACCTACAACTTCACCGAGTACGACGACATTGTGGTCCAGATGAAGAAAATCACCGACCATCTCGGTGCCGATGTCGCAATTGATGCGGTGGGGGCAGAGGCGGACGGTAATTTCCTGCAGCACGTGACCGCCACCAAGCTCAAACTGCAGGGCGGCTCACCCGTGGCGCTCAACTGGGCGATCGATTCGGTACGCAAGGCGGGCACCATTTCCGTGATGGGCGCGTACGGTCCGGTCTTCAGTGCCGTGAAGTTCGGTGACGCCATGAACAAGGGCCTGACCCTGAACATGAACCAGACTCCGATGAAGCGGCAGTGGCCGCGCCTGTTCGAGCACATCAAAGCCGGCTACCTCAAGCCCAGCGAGATCATCACGCACCGGATTCCGCTGGAACACATTGCCGAGGGCTATCACATGTTCTCCGCGAAGCTGGATAACTGCATCAAGCCCGTCATCATCCCCGGCTCCTGA
- a CDS encoding ATP-binding protein encodes MPMFSRRIPRIGRRRTSIPDWPTLFHRSPSGYVLVSGQGVILESNSTFAAWTGRNRSALAGTVFSDLLSPEDLLEYQRWSAALTAEPATYLSVDFNGSGNSRLPAHISAVRTAYRGRTVDLLTVFPMPGRRRYERDLVDALQQAEAAEAARGVAERAARERESLLKTILDTVDVGVLVVDDEGREILANAHMEASRAILGAQDLSDFKSGAWSVYGPDRITPLPDELLPIRRAASGESFSQQIMWIGAGEGKMAVSVCSRPVVDGGDFKCSVLAFSDVTQLVRALAAQGEFVGNVSHELRTPLTSILGYLDMALEEEQLPGAVESALQAAVRNSERLLQLVSDLLSVASDNGAMELQEVDLASTVAAAADSFRPHARINGVEIGVELSAGLRAVVDEGRIRQVLENLVSNAVKYSPGGGTVQVEARRQDETVVIEVADTGIGMTQAEQEQVFNKFFRSGQVLTAAIPGAGLGLVITRRIVEEHGGSIDFSSEAGRGSVFTVKLPAAGPGPGLQSY; translated from the coding sequence ATGCCCATGTTTTCCCGCCGTATTCCCCGCATCGGACGCCGACGAACGTCCATTCCGGACTGGCCGACCCTTTTCCATCGTTCCCCGTCCGGGTACGTTCTGGTTTCCGGGCAAGGCGTCATCCTGGAATCAAACTCCACCTTCGCGGCTTGGACCGGCAGGAACCGAAGTGCGCTGGCAGGCACCGTTTTTTCCGACCTGCTTTCACCCGAGGACCTGCTGGAATACCAACGCTGGAGCGCAGCACTCACTGCCGAACCAGCAACGTATCTCAGTGTCGACTTCAACGGATCCGGTAACAGCAGACTGCCGGCTCACATTTCTGCGGTCCGGACTGCCTACCGCGGCCGCACCGTGGACCTGCTCACGGTCTTCCCCATGCCCGGAAGGCGCAGGTATGAACGCGACCTGGTTGACGCGCTCCAGCAGGCAGAAGCAGCAGAAGCCGCACGCGGCGTTGCCGAGCGTGCGGCCAGGGAACGGGAATCACTGCTGAAGACCATCCTGGACACGGTGGACGTGGGCGTGCTCGTGGTGGATGACGAAGGCCGGGAGATCCTCGCGAACGCCCATATGGAGGCCAGCCGGGCCATATTGGGTGCCCAGGACCTGAGCGACTTCAAGTCCGGAGCGTGGTCTGTTTACGGCCCCGACCGAATCACACCGCTTCCGGACGAGCTGCTCCCCATCCGCCGTGCCGCTTCCGGAGAATCCTTTTCGCAGCAGATCATGTGGATCGGCGCCGGCGAGGGCAAGATGGCGGTCAGTGTCTGTTCGCGCCCGGTGGTCGACGGTGGGGACTTCAAATGTTCGGTCCTGGCGTTCAGCGACGTCACTCAGTTGGTTCGTGCGCTGGCGGCACAGGGTGAGTTTGTGGGCAATGTGTCCCACGAGCTGCGCACGCCCCTGACATCCATCCTCGGTTACCTGGATATGGCCCTGGAAGAAGAGCAGTTGCCCGGCGCCGTCGAATCGGCCCTGCAGGCAGCGGTGCGGAATTCCGAGCGGCTGCTGCAGCTGGTTTCCGACCTGCTGTCCGTGGCGTCCGACAACGGCGCAATGGAACTGCAGGAAGTGGATCTGGCTTCCACTGTCGCAGCCGCCGCCGACTCCTTCCGCCCCCACGCCCGGATCAACGGGGTGGAAATCGGCGTCGAGCTGTCGGCAGGGCTACGGGCCGTGGTGGACGAAGGCCGGATCCGGCAGGTGCTGGAGAACCTGGTGTCCAACGCCGTGAAGTACTCACCCGGCGGCGGAACGGTGCAGGTAGAGGCGAGGCGGCAGGATGAAACCGTGGTGATTGAGGTCGCCGACACCGGCATCGGGATGACGCAGGCGGAGCAGGAACAGGTTTTCAACAAGTTCTTCAGGTCCGGCCAGGTTCTCACCGCGGCCATCCCCGGGGCCGGGTTGGGCCTGGTGATCACCCGCAGGATTGTGGAAGAGCACGGGGGGAGCATTGACTTCAGCAGCGAGGCGGGGCGGGGGAGCGTTTTCACCGTGAAGCTTCCGGCGGCTGGACCGGGACCAGGGTTGCAAAGTTACTAA
- a CDS encoding lantibiotic dehydratase C-terminal domain-containing protein, which yields MTQPAAVRTPSRPSPHLTWWNLTVDAGGFELADRIIGELVTPLVAQARLCGTKRWFYTRRMQPSNAQVRLRVLAPAETLDRLQSLLGALQEQSGDPVRSLTVEHEFSEPVLDRTIGTDPLLPSVEADVARYGGVDGLALAEEVFELSSDLCLWATARFAKAQNRSALASLLLFDSAYAMMKGPRASTWPDRRRVSWEYYWDSHLHSCTASDPRAAGVQKATGAQAQAQLMPVHRLMMATASEPAVTNWRRRWLRTIDTYLYRADKAGASRSAQHLTVYQAHGLLNRLGFTLRQEALIGVYARTWSREKETELAEAT from the coding sequence ATGACTCAGCCAGCCGCAGTCCGAACTCCCTCCCGCCCCTCCCCCCACCTCACGTGGTGGAACCTGACTGTTGATGCCGGTGGTTTTGAACTGGCCGATCGGATCATCGGTGAACTTGTGACCCCCCTTGTTGCGCAGGCGAGGCTTTGCGGAACCAAGCGATGGTTCTATACCCGCCGCATGCAGCCGTCCAATGCTCAGGTCCGGCTTCGGGTACTTGCCCCCGCAGAAACCCTGGACCGGCTGCAGTCCCTGCTGGGGGCACTGCAGGAGCAGTCCGGAGATCCGGTGCGAAGTCTCACGGTGGAGCATGAATTCAGCGAACCGGTGCTGGACCGGACAATCGGCACGGACCCGCTGCTGCCGTCGGTCGAAGCAGACGTGGCCCGCTACGGCGGTGTTGACGGGCTGGCCTTGGCGGAGGAGGTCTTCGAGCTTTCCTCCGATCTCTGCCTCTGGGCAACCGCACGGTTTGCGAAGGCGCAGAACCGGTCGGCGCTGGCATCCCTGCTTCTCTTCGATTCGGCCTACGCCATGATGAAGGGACCGCGTGCGTCCACGTGGCCGGACCGCCGTCGGGTCTCCTGGGAGTACTACTGGGACAGCCATCTCCACAGCTGCACGGCCTCCGATCCGCGGGCTGCCGGAGTGCAGAAGGCCACGGGTGCGCAGGCCCAGGCCCAGTTGATGCCGGTACACAGGCTGATGATGGCCACAGCCTCAGAACCCGCCGTCACGAACTGGCGCCGGCGCTGGCTGCGGACCATTGACACCTATCTCTACCGGGCAGACAAGGCCGGAGCCAGCCGCAGTGCCCAGCACCTCACCGTGTACCAGGCGCACGGCCTGTTGAACCGGCTGGGATTCACGCTTCGCCAGGAGGCACTGATCGGGGTCTATGCCAGGACGTGGAGCAGGGAAAAAGAAACCGAGTTGGCGGAGGCCACCTAG
- a CDS encoding GAF and ANTAR domain-containing protein produces MSLTADQQSVAAELQQLILQTESVEFFLEGFAMRAAELFSSDAEVLAGVTLLRNKQGTTVASSSEAARALDEVQYGFGDGPCMRASRTGRTVMVEDVRTDPRWPEYTDAIRDRGFHSILGVPLLLGNDGGAGLNLYARDAGHFTPHIIRSAETFAAEAAVTLQLAVQIARHKSTADHLRAAMEARTTIDLAVGIIMAQNKCGQQEAFQILSGASSNRNVKLRGLAEQVVKSVTSQDVETHFID; encoded by the coding sequence ATGAGCCTAACCGCGGACCAGCAGTCCGTTGCAGCTGAATTGCAGCAGCTTATTCTGCAGACCGAGTCGGTGGAGTTCTTCCTTGAGGGCTTCGCCATGCGTGCCGCTGAGCTTTTCAGCAGCGATGCCGAAGTCCTGGCCGGGGTGACCCTGCTTCGGAACAAGCAGGGCACCACCGTGGCCAGCAGCAGCGAGGCGGCGCGGGCGCTGGATGAAGTCCAGTACGGCTTCGGAGACGGGCCGTGCATGCGGGCCTCGCGGACGGGGCGGACAGTCATGGTGGAAGATGTGCGCACCGACCCCCGGTGGCCGGAGTACACGGACGCCATCCGGGACCGCGGTTTCCATTCCATCCTCGGCGTCCCGCTTCTCCTCGGTAACGACGGCGGTGCCGGGCTCAACCTGTATGCCCGGGACGCCGGTCACTTCACACCGCACATCATCCGGTCAGCCGAAACGTTCGCCGCTGAGGCGGCAGTCACCCTGCAATTGGCCGTCCAGATCGCCCGGCACAAGAGCACAGCCGATCACCTCCGCGCGGCCATGGAAGCCCGGACCACCATCGACCTCGCAGTCGGGATTATCATGGCTCAGAACAAATGCGGTCAGCAGGAGGCCTTCCAGATCCTGAGCGGTGCCTCCAGCAACCGGAACGTGAAACTCCGCGGCCTCGCCGAGCAAGTGGTGAAGTCCGTAACGTCGCAGGATGTGGAAACCCACTTCATCGACTAG
- a CDS encoding mannitol dehydrogenase family protein — MTKLSDESLPHLPPSIARSGYDRSRLRTGIVHFGVGGFHRAHQAMYLDRLMNEGKALDWAICGVGVLPSDAAMKTVMDSQDCLYTLVLKHPDGALEARVIGSIAEYLFAPENPEGVIEKMAAPATRIVSLTITEGGYNISDTTGEFDAGNAGVAADLQPGAVPSSVFGLVIEALRRRRERGLEPFTVMSCDNVPGNGEVARKAFGEFARLRDPELGKWVQEAVSFPSSMVDRITPATTDADRTLLADEFGVEDAWPVVAEDFEQWALEDAFPQGRPPWEDAGVNMTADVEPYEHMKLRLLNCGHQALAYLGYLSGYRYVHEAVRDPQMAQFLLDYMDREATPTLLPVPGVDLGAYKLRLLQRFGNEHVRDTLARLCAESSDRIPKWLVPVVRENVAAGGEISRSAAIIASWARYAEGVDEAGEPIRVVDNRRDEVMAAAERNREDPLAFISQQHFFADLSSDARFAQEYLSALGTLHRSGARAAVAALVDEA; from the coding sequence ATGACCAAGCTCAGCGACGAGTCCCTTCCCCATCTTCCGCCGTCCATTGCCCGGTCCGGCTATGACCGCTCCCGTCTGCGCACCGGCATCGTGCATTTCGGTGTCGGAGGATTCCACCGGGCACACCAGGCTATGTACCTGGACCGGCTGATGAACGAAGGCAAAGCCCTGGACTGGGCCATCTGCGGCGTGGGTGTGCTCCCCTCCGATGCCGCGATGAAAACCGTGATGGACAGTCAGGACTGCCTGTACACGCTGGTCCTGAAGCACCCCGACGGTGCCTTGGAAGCCCGCGTAATCGGCTCGATTGCCGAGTACCTGTTCGCCCCCGAAAACCCCGAAGGGGTCATTGAAAAAATGGCAGCCCCGGCCACCCGCATCGTTTCCCTGACCATCACCGAGGGCGGGTACAACATCAGTGACACCACGGGGGAATTCGACGCCGGAAATGCCGGCGTCGCGGCGGATCTGCAACCGGGGGCGGTGCCGTCGAGCGTCTTCGGCCTCGTCATCGAGGCATTGCGGCGCCGGCGGGAACGGGGGCTGGAACCGTTCACCGTGATGTCCTGCGACAACGTTCCCGGCAACGGAGAGGTGGCCCGAAAGGCCTTCGGGGAGTTCGCGCGGCTGCGGGACCCGGAGCTGGGGAAGTGGGTGCAGGAGGCTGTTTCCTTCCCCTCCTCGATGGTGGACCGGATCACGCCGGCGACCACCGACGCCGACCGCACGCTGCTGGCCGATGAATTCGGAGTCGAGGATGCATGGCCGGTGGTGGCCGAGGACTTCGAGCAGTGGGCGCTGGAGGATGCGTTTCCGCAGGGCAGGCCGCCGTGGGAGGACGCCGGTGTGAACATGACGGCGGACGTTGAACCGTACGAACACATGAAACTGCGTCTGTTGAACTGTGGTCATCAGGCCCTGGCCTACCTGGGCTATCTCTCGGGCTACCGATACGTGCACGAGGCCGTGCGGGACCCTCAGATGGCGCAGTTCCTCCTGGACTACATGGACCGGGAAGCAACCCCCACCCTGCTCCCTGTCCCCGGCGTCGATCTGGGCGCCTACAAGCTGAGGCTGCTGCAGCGTTTCGGCAATGAACACGTCCGGGACACCCTCGCCCGCCTGTGCGCCGAAAGCTCGGACCGGATTCCGAAATGGCTGGTTCCGGTGGTCCGGGAGAATGTGGCCGCGGGCGGCGAAATCTCTCGTTCCGCCGCAATCATTGCCTCGTGGGCACGCTACGCCGAGGGCGTGGACGAGGCAGGCGAACCGATCCGGGTGGTGGATAACCGGCGTGATGAAGTGATGGCAGCGGCGGAGCGGAACCGGGAGGATCCGCTGGCTTTTATTTCGCAGCAGCACTTCTTCGCGGACCTGTCTTCCGATGCAAGGTTCGCGCAGGAGTACCTGTCCGCCCTCGGAACCCTGCACCGCAGCGGTGCCCGGGCAGCCGTCGCTGCGCTGGTGGACGAAGCCTGA
- the pstS gene encoding phosphate ABC transporter substrate-binding protein PstS, which produces MRPIRPARSLATVVLATLALTACGSDYPLGDAQREAAENSTSNLSGVLSGAGSSAQGPAMDSWIAGFGTLHPKVQLQYSPDGSGAGRSALLAGAVNFAGSDAYLQEEEMADAKAVCGPEGALDIPAYISPIAVAFNLPGIESLNLDAVTIARMFRGEIESWNDPAIAALNPGVQLPETRITPVSRADDSGTTENFTEYLHEVAPDAWPDAPSGTWPGGLQGENAQGSSGVVSTVTRTEGALTYADDSVIDDSMGTANLLVGTEFVPISAEAASTAVEQSKRVPGRGEHDIALQLDRRTTAPGAYPLVLVSYQIYCSSYDDADLVERVRTFGQYVVSEEGQQTSAEAAKSAPIPESLAEEAREALESITVRD; this is translated from the coding sequence TTGCGCCCAATCCGCCCCGCCCGTTCCCTGGCCACGGTGGTGCTGGCAACGCTTGCCCTCACCGCCTGCGGATCCGATTATCCCCTCGGCGACGCCCAGCGCGAGGCAGCCGAGAACAGCACCTCCAACCTCAGCGGAGTGCTCTCCGGCGCCGGATCGAGCGCCCAGGGCCCTGCAATGGATTCCTGGATTGCCGGTTTCGGGACGCTGCATCCCAAGGTCCAGCTTCAGTACTCCCCGGACGGCTCCGGCGCCGGGCGCAGTGCACTGCTGGCCGGTGCGGTGAACTTCGCCGGCTCCGACGCCTATCTGCAGGAAGAGGAAATGGCAGACGCCAAGGCAGTCTGCGGGCCGGAGGGTGCACTGGACATTCCTGCCTACATTTCCCCGATTGCCGTGGCATTCAACCTCCCCGGGATCGAGTCGCTGAATCTGGACGCCGTCACCATTGCCCGGATGTTCCGCGGCGAGATTGAGTCCTGGAACGATCCGGCCATCGCCGCACTCAACCCGGGCGTCCAACTGCCTGAAACCCGGATCACTCCCGTCAGCCGGGCGGATGACTCGGGCACCACGGAGAACTTCACCGAATACCTGCACGAAGTTGCGCCCGATGCCTGGCCGGATGCACCGTCCGGAACCTGGCCGGGAGGGCTGCAGGGCGAGAACGCACAGGGAAGCTCCGGCGTCGTCAGCACCGTGACACGCACCGAGGGAGCCCTCACCTACGCCGACGACTCGGTGATCGACGATTCCATGGGCACCGCCAACCTGCTCGTCGGGACCGAATTCGTGCCGATCAGCGCGGAAGCGGCGAGCACCGCCGTCGAACAGTCCAAGCGCGTCCCCGGCCGCGGGGAACACGACATTGCGCTCCAGTTGGACCGGCGGACGACGGCGCCGGGGGCGTACCCGCTGGTGCTGGTTTCCTACCAGATCTACTGCAGTTCCTATGACGACGCCGACCTCGTCGAGCGTGTGCGGACCTTCGGCCAGTATGTGGTCAGCGAGGAGGGACAGCAGACATCCGCAGAGGCAGCGAAGAGCGCCCCGATCCCCGAATCCCTGGCCGAAGAGGCCCGCGAGGCGCTGGAATCCATCACCGTCCGCGACTAG
- a CDS encoding DUF1304 domain-containing protein: MLIAAAIFAVVAAAVAFYFFMLESLRWAEPETAAIFQLRGANASATAQLAYNLGFYNLFLAVGAGLGVVLLVAGNAVAGLTLMTFTTACMLLAAVVLVLSDRRLGRLSLVQGGPAALSLAFSLLGT, encoded by the coding sequence GTGCTGATTGCCGCAGCGATTTTTGCCGTAGTAGCCGCCGCCGTCGCGTTCTACTTCTTTATGCTCGAATCCCTGCGCTGGGCCGAGCCGGAAACCGCGGCGATCTTTCAGCTGCGGGGAGCCAATGCCTCCGCCACCGCACAACTGGCGTACAACCTGGGGTTCTACAACCTGTTCCTGGCGGTGGGAGCAGGACTGGGTGTGGTTTTGCTTGTCGCCGGCAACGCCGTGGCCGGGCTGACGCTGATGACCTTCACCACCGCCTGCATGCTGCTCGCTGCGGTGGTCCTGGTGCTCAGCGACCGGAGGTTGGGCAGGCTGTCCCTGGTCCAGGGCGGTCCGGCGGCGTTGTCCCTCGCCTTTTCGCTGCTCGGGACCTGA
- a CDS encoding DNA-3-methyladenine glycosylase family protein, with the protein MTGPAALAGRQRHPLQHRGPFAWEPLARALQAHAVPGLERVTRTDDGATVERLLRGASAPVAVAVSLSDAGVVLDLPALPAAEEAALISTVRTWLDLDADPGAVDPFLSRFELLEPLVDRHPGLRVPGSTDGFETGVQTVLGQQVSLAAARTFGSRLVAAFGEPGPNGLFAFPTVERLAAVPAAEIQSAVRITHARARTLSALADAVAGGLPLRPGAEPGAVRAGLLALPGIGPWTADYLAVRVLGDRDAYPADDLVLKRALGVGSGQEAAVLSQPWRPWRSYALFHLWTRAAYAVPAPAAR; encoded by the coding sequence ATGACCGGGCCTGCGGCTTTGGCAGGCAGGCAGCGGCACCCACTGCAGCACCGCGGTCCCTTCGCCTGGGAACCGCTCGCCAGGGCGCTGCAGGCGCACGCGGTACCGGGCCTGGAACGGGTCACCCGGACCGACGACGGCGCTACGGTAGAGCGGTTGCTGCGGGGAGCTTCGGCACCGGTCGCCGTGGCAGTGTCCCTGAGCGACGCCGGAGTGGTCCTCGACCTGCCCGCACTGCCCGCCGCGGAGGAAGCAGCCCTGATATCAACGGTCCGGACCTGGTTGGACCTGGACGCCGATCCGGGCGCAGTGGACCCGTTCCTCTCCCGCTTCGAGCTGCTGGAACCACTGGTGGACCGGCACCCCGGGCTGCGGGTGCCCGGCTCCACGGACGGTTTTGAAACCGGCGTCCAGACTGTCCTCGGGCAGCAGGTATCCCTCGCGGCCGCCAGGACCTTCGGCTCCCGGCTGGTCGCGGCGTTCGGGGAGCCCGGGCCGAACGGGTTGTTCGCTTTTCCGACGGTGGAGCGGCTGGCGGCGGTGCCGGCCGCCGAGATCCAATCCGCGGTCCGGATCACCCATGCCCGCGCCCGAACCCTGTCGGCGCTGGCCGACGCCGTGGCCGGTGGCCTGCCGCTGCGTCCGGGAGCGGAACCGGGAGCCGTGCGGGCCGGACTGTTGGCCCTGCCCGGGATCGGACCGTGGACGGCCGACTACCTGGCCGTGCGGGTGCTGGGGGACCGGGATGCCTACCCGGCCGATGACCTGGTGCTGAAACGGGCGCTCGGGGTGGGAAGCGGGCAGGAGGCTGCCGTGCTTTCGCAGCCGTGGCGCCCGTGGCGCTCCTACGCCCTGTTCCACCTCTGGACCCGGGCAGCCTACGCGGTGCCGGCCCCCGCTGCGCGGTAG
- a CDS encoding alpha-ketoglutarate-dependent dioxygenase AlkB family protein: MSNSLFPRERSEPAVGAVHVPGWLPPEKQQRIVQACRQWAIGPVPMRAAVLPGGHTMSVQTVCLGWHWQPYKYTRTADDVGGGRVAELPDWLIELGRDALREAYRQPDGTYAREDFRPENYTPDTALINYYAEGAHMGMHQDKDEKSSAPVVSISIGDTCVFRFGNTETRTRPYTDLELESGDLFVFGGPSRFAYHGVPRTLAGTADPASGLPAGRINITLRMTGLS; encoded by the coding sequence ATGAGCAACTCGCTTTTCCCCCGCGAACGATCCGAACCCGCCGTCGGCGCCGTCCACGTGCCGGGCTGGCTACCGCCGGAGAAACAGCAGCGCATTGTCCAGGCCTGCCGGCAGTGGGCCATCGGGCCGGTACCCATGCGCGCGGCCGTCCTCCCCGGCGGGCACACCATGTCCGTGCAGACCGTGTGCCTGGGCTGGCACTGGCAGCCCTACAAATACACGCGGACGGCCGACGACGTCGGGGGCGGCCGCGTCGCCGAGCTGCCGGACTGGCTGATCGAACTGGGCCGCGATGCCCTCCGCGAGGCCTACCGGCAGCCGGACGGAACGTATGCGCGGGAAGATTTCCGGCCGGAGAACTACACCCCGGATACGGCGCTGATCAACTACTACGCCGAGGGCGCCCACATGGGCATGCACCAGGACAAGGACGAGAAATCCAGCGCACCGGTGGTGTCCATCAGCATCGGGGACACCTGCGTTTTCCGGTTCGGCAACACCGAGACGCGGACCCGGCCCTACACCGACTTGGAGCTGGAATCAGGAGACCTGTTTGTCTTCGGCGGTCCCTCCCGGTTCGCCTACCACGGCGTTCCGCGGACGCTGGCAGGCACGGCGGACCCGGCATCCGGCCTGCCCGCGGGGCGGATCAACATCACGCTGCGCATGACCGGGCTGTCATGA
- a CDS encoding methylated-DNA--[protein]-cysteine S-methyltransferase: MASFETDGAGPYDAGPTGTGPTDTGLLAPDPREDAVLATLHSRLAAGAEFAGLLDVAYTVIDSPVGRLILAATDAGLVRVAFECEGVDTVLQDLSTRISPRILEAPERLARPAAQLGEYFDGTRRSFDLDLDLRLTAGYRRTVVQTLQKIGYGHTSTYAGIAALTGNPGAVRAVGTACGRNPLPLVIPCHRVLRSDGTTGGYRGGPAAKKILLDLEAAA; the protein is encoded by the coding sequence ATGGCATCCTTTGAGACGGACGGCGCCGGTCCCTACGACGCCGGTCCCACCGGCACCGGCCCCACCGACACCGGCCTCCTGGCCCCCGACCCCCGCGAGGACGCGGTCCTTGCCACCCTGCATTCCCGCCTGGCCGCAGGAGCCGAGTTCGCCGGACTGCTGGACGTTGCCTACACGGTCATCGACAGTCCCGTGGGCCGGCTCATCCTTGCAGCCACCGACGCCGGCCTGGTCCGGGTCGCGTTCGAATGTGAAGGGGTGGATACCGTGCTCCAGGACCTCAGCACCCGGATCAGCCCGCGGATCCTCGAGGCTCCGGAGCGCCTGGCCCGTCCCGCCGCCCAACTCGGCGAGTACTTCGACGGTACCCGGCGCAGCTTCGACCTGGACTTGGACCTCCGGCTCACCGCCGGGTACCGGCGGACCGTGGTCCAGACGCTGCAGAAGATCGGTTACGGGCACACCTCCACGTACGCGGGCATAGCCGCACTGACCGGAAACCCCGGTGCCGTCCGGGCCGTCGGCACCGCCTGCGGCCGCAATCCGCTGCCCCTGGTGATCCCCTGCCACCGGGTCCTGCGCTCCGACGGGACCACCGGCGGCTACCGGGGCGGTCCCGCCGCCAAGAAAATCCTCCTCGACCTGGAAGCCGCCGCATGA
- a CDS encoding RNA polymerase sigma factor produces the protein MKPFEQIVREHGPAVLRVCRAVVGPDQAEDAWSETFLAALGAYPDLPEGANVQAWLVTIAKRKAVDQHRSAARNPVPVDEIPEPVRAPQADTDGLWSALKTLPVRQREALAYHHLAGLPYAEVARLLGGSEAACRRSAADGIKKLRTLYEEDRHGIL, from the coding sequence GTGAAACCCTTTGAGCAGATTGTCCGCGAACACGGTCCGGCCGTGCTGCGCGTCTGCCGTGCCGTCGTAGGGCCGGACCAGGCCGAAGACGCGTGGTCCGAAACGTTCCTCGCCGCCCTGGGCGCTTACCCGGACCTGCCGGAGGGTGCGAACGTCCAGGCCTGGTTGGTGACCATAGCCAAGCGGAAGGCCGTGGATCAGCACCGTTCCGCCGCCCGGAACCCGGTTCCGGTGGACGAAATCCCCGAACCTGTGAGGGCACCGCAGGCGGACACGGACGGACTGTGGTCGGCCCTGAAAACCCTGCCGGTCCGCCAGCGCGAGGCGCTGGCCTACCATCACCTCGCCGGGCTCCCTTATGCCGAAGTGGCGCGGCTGCTCGGCGGCAGCGAAGCCGCCTGCCGGCGGTCCGCGGCAGACGGCATCAAGAAACTACGCACCCTGTATGAGGAGGACCGCCATGGCATCCTTTGA